In Mus musculus strain C57BL/6J chromosome 1, GRCm38.p6 C57BL/6J, a single genomic region encodes these proteins:
- the Ccl20 gene encoding C-C motif chemokine 20 isoform 1 precursor (isoform 1 precursor is encoded by transcript variant 1), producing the protein MACGGKRLLFLALAWVLLAHLCSQAEAASNYDCCLSYIQTPLPSRAIVGFTRQMADEACDINAIIFHTKKRKSVCADPKQNWVKRAVNLLSLRVKKM; encoded by the exons ATGGCCTGCGGTGGCAAGCGTCTGCTCTTCCTTGCTTTGGCATGGGTACTGCTGGCTCACCTCTGCAGCCAGGCAGAAG CAGCAAGCAACTACGACTGTTGCCTCTCGTACATACAGACGCCTCTTCCTTCCAGAGCTATTGTGGGTTTCACAAGACAGATGGCCGATGAAGCTTGTGACATTAATGCTATCAT CTTTCACacgaagaaaagaaaatctgtgtgCGCTGATCCAAAGCAGAACTGGGTGAAAAGGGCTGTGAACCTCCTCAG CCTAAGAGTCAAGAAGATGTAA
- the Ccl20 gene encoding C-C motif chemokine 20 isoform 2 precursor (isoform 2 precursor is encoded by transcript variant 2) — translation MACGGKRLLFLALAWVLLAHLCSQAEASNYDCCLSYIQTPLPSRAIVGFTRQMADEACDINAIIFHTKKRKSVCADPKQNWVKRAVNLLSLRVKKM, via the exons ATGGCCTGCGGTGGCAAGCGTCTGCTCTTCCTTGCTTTGGCATGGGTACTGCTGGCTCACCTCTGCAGCCAGGCAGAAG CAAGCAACTACGACTGTTGCCTCTCGTACATACAGACGCCTCTTCCTTCCAGAGCTATTGTGGGTTTCACAAGACAGATGGCCGATGAAGCTTGTGACATTAATGCTATCAT CTTTCACacgaagaaaagaaaatctgtgtgCGCTGATCCAAAGCAGAACTGGGTGAAAAGGGCTGTGAACCTCCTCAG CCTAAGAGTCAAGAAGATGTAA